The Rissa tridactyla isolate bRisTri1 chromosome 6, bRisTri1.patW.cur.20221130, whole genome shotgun sequence genome includes a region encoding these proteins:
- the TLX1 gene encoding T-cell leukemia homeobox protein 1 isoform X1: MEHLGAHHLHQGQAEPISFGIDQILNTSEPGSCMVSHPRLQDSADYGLGCIVGSAYNTVTGGYGASGGAAGAYTGTSCSMGGLPGSYNVNMAVSMNGNTLSSAGGVIRVPAHRPVAGGVHQPLSAAVPAVNGMNSLTGLTFPWMESNRRYTKDRFTVALSPFTVTRRIGHPYQNRTPPKKKKPRTSFTRLQICELEKRFHRQKYLASAERAALAKALKMTDAQVKTWFQNRRTKWRRQTAEEREAERQQANRILMQLQQEAFQKTINQPIQADPICVHNSSLFALQNLQPWSDDSTKITSVTTVASACE, encoded by the exons ATGGAGCACCTCGGGGCTCACCACCTGCACCAAGGCCAAGCCGAGCCCATCAGCTTCGGCATCGACCAGATCCTCAACACCTCGGAGCCGGGCAGTTGCATGGTCTCCCACCCGCGGCTGCAGGACTCGGCGGACTACGGGCTGGGCTGCATCGTGGGCAGCGCCTACAACACGGTCACGGGTGGCTACGGGGCgagcggcggcgcggccggcgccTACACCGGCACCTCCTGCAGCATGGGCGGCCTGCCCGGCTCCTACAACGTGAACATGGCGGTGAGCATGAACGGCAACACCTTGAGCTCGGCCGGGGGGGTGATCCGCGTCCCGGCCCATCGCCCGGTGGCCGGCGGCGTGCACCAGCCCCTCTCCGCCGCCGTGCCGGCGGTGAACGGCATGAACAGTCTCACGGGGCTCACTTTCCCCTGGATGGAGAGCAACAGGCGGTACACAAAAGACAGGTTCACAG tggCCCTCTCACCCTTCACTGTAACACGCCGTATAGGTCACCCCTACCAGAACCGCACGCCCCCCAAGAAGAAGAAGCCGCGCACCTCCTTCACCCGTCTGCAGATCTGTGAGCTGGAGAAGCGTTTCCACCGGCAGAAGTACCTGGCCTCAGCCGAACGCGCTGCCCTCGCCAAGGCCCTCAAGATGACAGATGCCCAGGTGAAGACCTGGTTCCAGAACCGGCGCACCAAGTGGAG gaGGCAGACGGCGGAGGAGCGAGAGGCCGAGCGGCAGCAAGCGAACCGCATCCTcatgcagctgcagcaggaggccTTCCAAAAAACCATCAACCAGCCCATCCAAGCCGACCCCATCTGCGTTCACAACTCCTCTCTCTTCGCCCTCCAGAACCTCCAGCCTTGGTCTGATGACTCCACAAAGATCACCAGCGTCACCACCGTCGCCTCCGCTTGCGAATAA
- the TLX1 gene encoding T-cell leukemia homeobox protein 1 isoform X2 gives MEHLGAHHLHQGQAEPISFGIDQILNTSEPGSCMVSHPRLQDSADYGLGCIVGSAYNTVTGGYGASGGAAGAYTGTSCSMGGLPGSYNVNMAVSMNGNTLSSAGGVIRVPAHRPVAGGVHQPLSAAVPAVNGMNSLTGLTFPWMESNRRYTKDRFTGHPYQNRTPPKKKKPRTSFTRLQICELEKRFHRQKYLASAERAALAKALKMTDAQVKTWFQNRRTKWRRQTAEEREAERQQANRILMQLQQEAFQKTINQPIQADPICVHNSSLFALQNLQPWSDDSTKITSVTTVASACE, from the exons ATGGAGCACCTCGGGGCTCACCACCTGCACCAAGGCCAAGCCGAGCCCATCAGCTTCGGCATCGACCAGATCCTCAACACCTCGGAGCCGGGCAGTTGCATGGTCTCCCACCCGCGGCTGCAGGACTCGGCGGACTACGGGCTGGGCTGCATCGTGGGCAGCGCCTACAACACGGTCACGGGTGGCTACGGGGCgagcggcggcgcggccggcgccTACACCGGCACCTCCTGCAGCATGGGCGGCCTGCCCGGCTCCTACAACGTGAACATGGCGGTGAGCATGAACGGCAACACCTTGAGCTCGGCCGGGGGGGTGATCCGCGTCCCGGCCCATCGCCCGGTGGCCGGCGGCGTGCACCAGCCCCTCTCCGCCGCCGTGCCGGCGGTGAACGGCATGAACAGTCTCACGGGGCTCACTTTCCCCTGGATGGAGAGCAACAGGCGGTACACAAAAGACAGGTTCACAG GTCACCCCTACCAGAACCGCACGCCCCCCAAGAAGAAGAAGCCGCGCACCTCCTTCACCCGTCTGCAGATCTGTGAGCTGGAGAAGCGTTTCCACCGGCAGAAGTACCTGGCCTCAGCCGAACGCGCTGCCCTCGCCAAGGCCCTCAAGATGACAGATGCCCAGGTGAAGACCTGGTTCCAGAACCGGCGCACCAAGTGGAG gaGGCAGACGGCGGAGGAGCGAGAGGCCGAGCGGCAGCAAGCGAACCGCATCCTcatgcagctgcagcaggaggccTTCCAAAAAACCATCAACCAGCCCATCCAAGCCGACCCCATCTGCGTTCACAACTCCTCTCTCTTCGCCCTCCAGAACCTCCAGCCTTGGTCTGATGACTCCACAAAGATCACCAGCGTCACCACCGTCGCCTCCGCTTGCGAATAA